ATGTTGAAGATCCCTGCGTTGAAAGGGATCTACCGGTATCACGAATTCATCGGCCCCATACTGCCGCTGGATTCCATTATCTATCTGGGAGAAGGCCATACCCCGCAGATAGAAGCCTCTGAATTTCTCCAGGAAAAGGTCGGAATCCGATTTTTTTATAAAAACGACGGCCAGAACCCCAGTGCCTCTTTCAAGGACCGGGGCATGGCATCTGCGTTGTCCAGCATCAAGTATCTCATCGACCAGGGACTGGTTTCCGATGTGATTGCCGTATGCGCCTCCACCGGAGACACCTCGGCGGCCGCCGCGCTGTATGCCTCCTACCTGGGTCCTTTGATCAAGTCGGCTGTGCTGTTGCCCCACAAAAAAGTCACGGCCCAGCAGCTGTCACAGCCTTTAGGCAGCGGTGCCCGGGTATTTGAAATTCCCGGCGTATTTGATGACTGCATGAAGGTGGTGGAACAACTGTCCACCCGGTACCCCGTGGCATTGCTCAATTCCAAAAATGCCTGGCGGATTCTGGGCCAGGAATCCTATTCCTATGAAATCGCCCAGGATTTTGACTGGAACATGACCCATAAGGCTGTGGTGGTGCCCATCGGAAATGCCGGCAATATTTCCGCGGTCATGAACGGGTTTCTCAAATTTTTCAAAGCCGGGATCATCGACCGGCTGCCCAAGGTCATCGGCGTCCAGTCGGAACATGCAGATCCCGTGTATCAGTATTACCTGGAGCCGGACAAAGCCCGGCGGGTGTTCACCCCGGTGGATACCCGGCCCAGTGTGGCCCAGGCCGCCATGATCGGCAATCCCGTATCCATGCCCCGGGTGGTGGCCATTGCCGAAGAATACAACCAGGCTTCAGGACAAAACAATGTGTTCTTTGTCCAGGTGACGGAACAGGCCATCATGGACTGGCAGCTCACTGCCAATCAGAACGGGCATATCGCCTGCACCCAGGGCGGAGAATGCCTGGCCGGGCTTGTCAAAGCCAAGGCCATGGGCCTGATTGCCCTGAATGAAACCGTTGTGCTGGATGCCACGGCCCACGCCATCAAATTTTCCGAGTTCCAGGACCTGTATTTTAAAAACCGGATTCCCGGACCCTATCACATCGTGCCGGACCCGGAACGGGTGAACCTGCCGGAACTGGTCTCTCCGGAAAATCCCGATCTGGTCCAGTCCCAGGAAAAACGCCTTGAAAAATCGGAATTTGCGCAGTTTGTTCAGGAAATATCTGAAAAAATCGCGCAAAAAATGGACCTGACCCCTGTTGATCCATGAGAATCCCTGCCCCCCCATTCCTGGCATGCGTGATCTGCATATTCCTTGCGCTGACAGGAATGGGCCAGAGCCAGGGTG
Above is a window of Desulfotignum balticum DSM 7044 DNA encoding:
- the thrC gene encoding threonine synthase, whose amino-acid sequence is MKTDLFPEHIRPHLIPKPKGELYYQCLGCGAQHSVEKLLYVCPKCNAVLMIHNRHQEELHKLSGTLWQQIFDYRKMLKIPALKGIYRYHEFIGPILPLDSIIYLGEGHTPQIEASEFLQEKVGIRFFYKNDGQNPSASFKDRGMASALSSIKYLIDQGLVSDVIAVCASTGDTSAAAALYASYLGPLIKSAVLLPHKKVTAQQLSQPLGSGARVFEIPGVFDDCMKVVEQLSTRYPVALLNSKNAWRILGQESYSYEIAQDFDWNMTHKAVVVPIGNAGNISAVMNGFLKFFKAGIIDRLPKVIGVQSEHADPVYQYYLEPDKARRVFTPVDTRPSVAQAAMIGNPVSMPRVVAIAEEYNQASGQNNVFFVQVTEQAIMDWQLTANQNGHIACTQGGECLAGLVKAKAMGLIALNETVVLDATAHAIKFSEFQDLYFKNRIPGPYHIVPDPERVNLPELVSPENPDLVQSQEKRLEKSEFAQFVQEISEKIAQKMDLTPVDP